AAGACGCAGGACATGCGCTCCCGATGGGTCGTTGCTGAAGACCGTGACGTACTTCGATAGCTCACCGCTTCCGGTAGGAAGATTCAGTGTGATATTGATTGACGTTTCTTCGCCGGGTAAGAGGGTATCGTCTTCAATGGGTGCCGTGGTACAACCACACTGTACTCGCACATTGGAAATGATCAGCGTGCTGTCTCCAACGTTCTTCACCGGTACACGATACTTTACGCTTTGTGTTTCTGTGAGGGGTCCGTATGGCGTAACGGTTCCCCAGTCAACCTCGTTCTGCATCCCTAGCTTCGGCTGTGCATACCCCATCCCGCTTACAAGGACAAGCATTACCAGAACGTGACGTAGTTTACTCATGTTATGACCTCGATCTCACCAATAATGGCCGTGATAACGGCGTGTACAACCTTTTGCATGTCCGTTCTAACGGTGAACGAACCGCCGCATGTCTATCAAGGCGATGACAGAGCCCCTTCTCAAGAGATCGGTGTGACCCATCTTTCGCGTGCGGCTCGGATCGCTCGACAACACGGCGTTGATTCTACCTTCGTTGCATCCTTGCTGCGAACACCACAGACAGCATTCAACGACCGATTTGTGCGTATCAACGTCACAAACTACGCGCAGAAAACGGATTACTCACATAACTACAACGACCTAGGCGTACGGAAGGTCCGAGAGTTTGTAGACAAGCACGATTCCATCCTAACCCTCGTTGATTCCGTGTACAGCGTTCCGCCGGAAGTGATCGCATCCCTTCTTTGGGTTGAATCCAAACACGGCACTGTTCTCGGGAAGTATCACGTAGCAAGCGTCTATCTCAGCGTCTTGCTCTCATGTGAACCCGAGTTCTTGGAGCAAAACACAGCGTCTGTGATGTCGAGTATGGGGCTTGACTCAACCAAACTCGACAGCGTGCAAAAGGTTGTTGAACGCAAGGCGGTCAAGAAGGTAGCATGGGCTGCCGATCAACTGAAAGCTCTCGCTGAGATCGACAAGCGGGGCACGTTGAATCCTTACACACTTCAAGGGTCTTGGGCCGGAGCATTCGGCATGACGCAATTCTTGCCATCGTCCTATCTCTCGTGGGCCGTTGACGGAGACAAGAATGGCGCCATCGATCTCAACGATCTGGATGACGCCATCTTCAGTGTAGCGAATTATCTCAAGACGAATGGTTGGGGTAGGAGCACCGCTCAACAACGGGCGGCAGTCTTTCACTACAACAACAGTCAGGCCTACGTTGATGCCGTGCTTACGCTTGCTCAGCGATCGAGGCCTCGGCCAGACGCTCCGCCTCGCTGATGAATCGTTCGATGAAGTTCAAGCCTGTACTCCAGAACGTTGGGTCGTTGATATCGATCCCAAACGGCGTAAGGAGATCCTTCGGACACTTCGAGCCGCCATTTGCCAACAACCGCATGTACTTCGGAGTGAAGTCTTCCGGGTCCTTCTTGAAGATCTCATAGAGTGCCAGCACAAGTAGCTCGCCGAACGCATAAGCATAGACATAGCCCGGCGTATGGATGAAGTGTGAGATGTAGGACCACCACATTTCGTATCCGGGAGACAGAATGATGCTATCGCCGAACTGGTCACGCTGAGTACGCACCCAGATCTCGTTGATCTGCGCCAGGCTCAGCTCACCTTGTTCGTGACGTGTTGTGTGCATTGCTTCTTCGAATCGATTGAGGGCGATCTGGCGGAACACCGTTGCGATCATTCCATCGAGCTTCGACATCACAAGAGAGAGTCGTTCGGTGTCTGTAGTCGCACCTTCGTAGAGCTTCTTGAAGGTGATCATCTCGCCGAATACACTAGCCGTTTCTGCGATCGTCAACGGAGTATCCATGAGCAACGGCCCCTGTTGACGAGACAGATACTGGTGGATGCCGTGACCAAGTTCATGAGCCAACGTCTGCACATCGCGGGCGGTGCCTGTGAAGTTGACGAAGACGTACGGATGGACCGATGCTATCGTGCCTGCGCTGTAAGCGCCAGAGCGCTTTCCCTTACGAACAGGAGCATGGATCCAGTTCTTTTCAAAGAACATCGTAGCGATCTCGCCGGCCCGTGGATCAAAGCTTGAATAAGCATCGATCACAAGATCTCTCGCTGCTTCCCACGTCCACGTTGTTGTCTCGGATCCCACTACAGCATTGCGGTCGTAGTCATGAAATTCATCCAGCCCAAGAAGTCGTTGCTTCACACTGTAGTATCGACGAACGAGATCGTAACGATCAACAACGGCATTGATGAGTGTCTGCACTGACTCGTCGGAAACTTCATTCTCGAGGTTCCGAGATGATATCCACGATGGAAATCCTCGAAGGCGTTGATTGGTCTCGCAGTCAGCAATGACGGTATTGAATACAAAGGCGTGTGTCTTTGCTTCCTCAGCAAGTCCGGCTGAAAGCGCTTCTGTTGCCGCCTTGCGGGTCTCTCGGTCCTTCTCATAGCTCAACTTTGAGATCGCCGCCAACGTGAGCTCTTGACCATTGAATCTGAAAACCTGGCTATTGGCCACTTCGTCATGCAAGCGAACCCAGGATGAACGCGCCGTGATGGACTTTGCCGAAAGTGCGCGTTCCACATCTTCTGAAAGTGTGAATGGTTTGAATTCGAGGACACGCTCAAGCCAATGTCGCCTGCTCAACAACTCAGGTGCTGAGAGAAGCTCACTGAAACGTTTTTCCGGGAGATGAGAAAGTTGCGTAGACACAAAGATCAGTTGACTCGAGGCTCTTGAAAGTGTCTCGCGCACTGTCTGCAAGAGGCGTCCGAACTCCGTATTCTCAGAATCCGTAGACCAAAGAAGATTCGTATAGGAACCCATTCGATCAAAGGTTTCGACGAGGTTCTCATATTCTTCGACCATTGTCACGAATTCGGGAATACTGATCTCGTCAAGTCTTCCATTCCATTTTCCGCGGAATGACTGAGCTCTCTTTTCGATCGAGGCAAGATCGCCGCCAAGGCCGGCCTCATCAATGCCTGTGTAGAGATCTGTGAGGTCCCATTCGATGTTTTCGGCTCCGGTTTGGGAGGCCTTTGTTGGATCTGTCGTCATTGTCGTAGAGTAACCATGATGGGAATACAGCTGCTTGTGGTACTTTTCGGCCATGGCCGAACCACGAATGTACAGAAGGAACGTCTATCATCAGAGAGAAGTTGCATGGCTTCTCCTTGTTGCTTCGAGCGCCCTTCTCATCGCCTACCGCGTTCCAACAGTACTGGCGTATCACAAGATCTTTGATGTTCCATGGTTCATCATTGAGATCCTGATCACGGCAGTGTTCATTGTTGACCCATTCGTCAAGTTCGCTTCAGCTCGCCAACGTGGTCCTGAGTTCGTCCGACGGTATGTCCGAACCTGGCTTCCATTCGATGTGATCTCGGCACTGCCAATTGTACTTTTCATTGGCAGCTCTCCTGCATCGTTGTTGATGCTGTTGAAGATCATTCCTGTGTTTGGCTCTCTCTCTCATTGGAGATTGCAGCTCCGACGTGGGAGTAACATAGTGCGCTTTGTCCAGTTCGCCTATATCCTTGCCATCGTCATTCACCTTGTAGCCTGCGGATGGCTAGTACTCCGTTCACAAGGTGGAGAGGTTACAGAGGATCGCTATCTGGAGTCGGTCTATTGGACTGTGACCACTATGTGTACCGTTGGCTACGGAGACATCATCCCGAATAACAACATTCAGATGATCTACGCCACTGTGGTGATGCTCGTTGGATATGTTCTCTTCGCATATCTCGTTGGAAACATCGCCTCACTCTTCAACACTGTAGATCCGCTCCGACAGGAGCACGTGCGAACGATGGACCAGGCATCCTCGTTCATGCAGTATCACAACGTGCCGTCGCACTTGCAGCACCGGATCGTTGACTATCTCGGCTATATGTGGGAACGTAAGGTAACGTACGACGAAACCTTTATGCTGGACATGCTGCCATGGGGCTTGCGGTCTGAAGTGTCCATGTACTTGCGCCGCGAAGTGATCGAGCGTGTTCCTTTCTTCCGTGAGGCGAGTGAAAGTTTCATCCGCGAGGTTGCCGATTCACTTCGCCCTATCGTGGTCACACCGGGAGAATTCGTGTTTCGCTATGGAGACAGAGCCCGTTACATGTACTTCATCAGTCACGGCAGTGTTGAGGTGCTGAGTGCCGAAGACAAGCTGATAGGAACCCTTCAGACAGGCGACTTTTTTGGCGAGATGGCATTACTGGAGAAGCGTCGCAGGGGTGCCAGTATCCGCGCCATTGAATACACAGACCTCTACGTTCTTGATGCAACGGCATTCGATCACATCCTCACGAGTTTCCCCGAGTTTAGAGATGTGATGGAACAGGTATCCAGTGACCGGTCTACGATGGTGTCTGAGCTTCGCCGAATGGTTCAGTGACCGTACCCGCTTACGGTACGATCCTGTAGATCATGCGTGGGAACGGGATCACTTCTCGAATATGATCGGCACCGGTGATCCATTTCACCGTACGTTCTACTCCTAAGCCAAAGCCGGAGTGTGGCACGGAGCCAAACTTGCGCAGATCCAGATACCACTGGAATTCTTCCTGTGGCAGTTCCTCGTGTAAGATCCGTTGCAGAAGCAGATCGTGATCGTCCTCACGTTGTGAGCCACCGATGATCTCGCCAGCCCCCTCCGGAGCAAGCATGTCCATTGCCAGAGCTACCTTCTGATCTGCGGGGTCGCGCTTCATGTAGAACGCCTTCACCTCAGTTGGATAGCGGTGAATGATACACGGCTTATCGAACTGCTGCATGATCGCTTCTTCCTGTGGTGCCCCAAAGTCTTCGCCCCATGGGAAGTCAACCTGGATCTCTGTACCGTCTGCCTGTTTACGGTTGAGCTTCACGTTGTTTTTGTTGAGCCACTCCACTGCCTCTGTGTAGGACATGCGGTAGAAGGGGCGACGCACAGCTTCAAGCTTTGACACATCACGGCCAAGTGTTGCAAGTTCACGCGGACATGCCTTGAGCACACTCTGCACGATATACTCAACAAGGTCTTCTGCCAGATCCATATCGTCGTTCAGATCAAAGTATGCCATCTCCGGTTCCACCATCCAGAATTCCGTGAGGTGACGTCTGGTCTTGGACTTCTCAGCGCGGAACGTTGGTCCGAAGGTATAGACCTTACCAAGAGCCATTGCACTGGCCTCGGCGTAGAGCTGGCCCGACTGAGTGAGATAAGCCTTACCGAGATCGAAGTACTGCGTCTCAAACAACGTTGATGTGCCCTCGCACGCATTTGGTGTGAAGATCGGAGAGTCCATCAAACGGAAACCGTTTCCGTCGAAGAAATCGCGAATGGCCTTTACGACGATAGACCGTACACGCATGATCGCATGCTGACGAGCAGAGCGAAGCCAGAGGTGACGGTGCTCCATCAGGAACTCCACGCCATGCTCCTTGGGCGTGATCGGATAGTCGCGCGAGATCTGCCAAACTTTTACATTCGTCACATCGAGTTCAACACCCGTTGGAGAACGCTCTTCTTTTCTCACGGTTCCAGTGATCGAAACACTCGATTCTTGTGTGAGGGATTGTGCCGCTGCGGCGATCTCTTCCGATACATTCGGTTTGAAGAGGACGCACTGAACTATTCCGCTGCCATCACGAAGCTTGAGAAAGATGAGTTTGCCTTTTTCCGTTTTGTCGTACACCCACCCGTTCAGGGTGATCTCTTCTCCGATGTGCGAATCGAGATGTTCAACGGAAATGTAGCTCTTGTAGCGCGATGACATGTGGTACCTGCGGGGTCTTGGTTCAAAACGAACCACAAATCTACGACGAGCCGACACCACAGCCGAAGACTTACATCAAACGGAAGCCGACCGAGAGATGCACAAAGATGTTCTGAACCGTCCGATCAACCGTTGCAAAGTCCTGACTGAAGATGCTCGTAAGCCCATATATCCCCCTCAGATCAACCCGTAGGTCCTCAAAGATCTGGTATTGTCCACCCACCTGCAGCCCCATATCAAAGCCCTGCATCCGCTCACCGAATTCCAGATTTTTCGTGACAACCTCGGGTCGGATCCCAACAGTCCCTACTCCGGTAGCGTTGCTCTGCGTTTGGATCATCCATCCCACATAGCCCCCTGCCAATAGTCCCCATTGAGACGATGGTTGGAAGCGAGCCAGCACGGGCAACTGAAGGTAGTCTGTGATGAATGCACCGGTTGCCTCACCGGTGAACGTTGTATTCACTTCCAGAACCGTTGTGGAACCGTCCGGTGTTGTGATCGCCACCTTGTCGATGTAGGGCTGGTCTTCAAGGGGCGTATCGAACGTTGCTTCATAGCGAACGAATTGCGGTTCCATGCTTACGGACCAGGTGGCAGACACAGGCACGTCTAATGTCAGTCCGCCAATGAAGCCTGGCACCGGAGACCCGGAGGAACCTTCAGGAACATTACCCACAGGAATGGGAGCACCAACACAGGCGCCGATGCGGATATGGAGAGCAAGGGTGTTGATCGGCGCAACATCCTGTGCGATGACGTGGCATGTCATCAACAAAGCGACACAGATCGTCGCAGGCCATTTCAATGGATATAAAATCCAAGTGAGCGTGCCACAAGAGCGCCGTTGAGATCTCGTGCTGCGAGGAACCACATTCCGCCTCTGCATTGAGAGAGATCCACCTTGCCGTCGGAGCTTACTTGACCAAGGTTGAGCGACCGACCAGTGAGATCCACTGCTTGAACGGACCGTACACGCTCAGCATTTGGGATAGTGGCCGTGGTGCCGGACACGATGATCGCTACTGGTGTTGCTGATTCATGAACATCTGAGGTTGACCACGAGAAGGAAAGGTCATCTACCCATAACGTGGAACCAACGCTCCCTTTGAAATTCTCTCCATCAGCGCTGGATGCTGCTACGACCGACATCGAATCCGGCGCTTCATCAAACAACGGAATGATGACGTCAAACTCCGTCCAGTTTGTCGTTGCTGATTTGATCGAGATACGCGCCTCGTGGATCACAACCCTGGCATTGCCATTCCAACGTGTGAACATTGCATAGACAGCGCCGGAGTCCGTGCCAACAGGTTGATAACGATAGAAGCCGCGGAAATGCGACGGGACAGAGCCCGCAAACGGAATACCCCGCCTGGCGCTCGAAACTGGGTTAGCCAGATTCAACTTGAACACACCGAGGAACATTGAGCCGGATGCTATCTGTCCAAAGATGGAACGTGTTGTGAGTTTTGCTGCGAATTGTCCGCTATGAGCTTCGGTTGTTTTTTCACAAACCGGGTCGGTGCCAGGAGCAACATGGATAACACCATTGCCCGACGTCCAACCATCATTGGGTTCTTCATAGTCCTTGAAGGTGCCGGAACCGGGAACAAGCGTCCACGTCTCTAGTCCCCCGTTTGGTACCTGTTGTTGGGCACTGACCATGCCGAACATCACGATGCTCACAACGACAGCGATCACAAACCTCATAGTTCCTCCGATTGTTCGGAGCGAAAAATGGCGAATTTTGCGACATGCATAGCCCCCTGACCCTTAAGCGAACAAACGCCGTTGTCCTAAGCTCTACGTGGAGTGATGGATTTTCTTCCAGCATCCTCCTATCGGACCTACGAGAGGCATGCCCCTGCGCGCATTGTTCCGGGGAGGAGATCATGGGTCAAACCGTGTTCATCGGGATGAAAACGTTTCAGCCCGGAATGAATGAACTGGAGGCTCTCACGCCGGTTGGCAACTATGGCGTGCAGGCATCGTGGAAGGACGGACATGACACCGGCATCTACACATGGGAGATGCTACGACAGCTATTCGAGCTCAAGAAGCTCCGAGCCGAGACCCTTGCAGAGATCGATAAGCAAGTAGGGTAGGTGGTAGGGGGCTGATCATCGCGTGAGATTCTCGAGGATCACAAACGGGATGGCATTCTTCACCCAGTAGTCTACGAGGTCTTTGCGACCCTTCACTTCCATAACAAGGGATCCGAGGATCAGATCGAGATCCCCATCGTGGTCGATG
This region of Ignavibacteria bacterium genomic DNA includes:
- a CDS encoding cyclic nucleotide-binding domain-containing protein, which produces MAEPRMYRRNVYHQREVAWLLLVASSALLIAYRVPTVLAYHKIFDVPWFIIEILITAVFIVDPFVKFASARQRGPEFVRRYVRTWLPFDVISALPIVLFIGSSPASLLMLLKIIPVFGSLSHWRLQLRRGSNIVRFVQFAYILAIVIHLVACGWLVLRSQGGEVTEDRYLESVYWTVTTMCTVGYGDIIPNNNIQMIYATVVMLVGYVLFAYLVGNIASLFNTVDPLRQEHVRTMDQASSFMQYHNVPSHLQHRIVDYLGYMWERKVTYDETFMLDMLPWGLRSEVSMYLRREVIERVPFFREASESFIREVADSLRPIVVTPGEFVFRYGDRARYMYFISHGSVEVLSAEDKLIGTLQTGDFFGEMALLEKRRRGASIRAIEYTDLYVLDATAFDHILTSFPEFRDVMEQVSSDRSTMVSELRRMVQ
- a CDS encoding PCMD domain-containing protein: MRFVIAVVVSIVMFGMVSAQQQVPNGGLETWTLVPGSGTFKDYEEPNDGWTSGNGVIHVAPGTDPVCEKTTEAHSGQFAAKLTTRSIFGQIASGSMFLGVFKLNLANPVSSARRGIPFAGSVPSHFRGFYRYQPVGTDSGAVYAMFTRWNGNARVVIHEARISIKSATTNWTEFDVIIPLFDEAPDSMSVVAASSADGENFKGSVGSTLWVDDLSFSWSTSDVHESATPVAIIVSGTTATIPNAERVRSVQAVDLTGRSLNLGQVSSDGKVDLSQCRGGMWFLAARDLNGALVARSLGFYIH
- a CDS encoding M3 family oligoendopeptidase gives rise to the protein MAEKYHKQLYSHHGYSTTMTTDPTKASQTGAENIEWDLTDLYTGIDEAGLGGDLASIEKRAQSFRGKWNGRLDEISIPEFVTMVEEYENLVETFDRMGSYTNLLWSTDSENTEFGRLLQTVRETLSRASSQLIFVSTQLSHLPEKRFSELLSAPELLSRRHWLERVLEFKPFTLSEDVERALSAKSITARSSWVRLHDEVANSQVFRFNGQELTLAAISKLSYEKDRETRKAATEALSAGLAEEAKTHAFVFNTVIADCETNQRLRGFPSWISSRNLENEVSDESVQTLINAVVDRYDLVRRYYSVKQRLLGLDEFHDYDRNAVVGSETTTWTWEAARDLVIDAYSSFDPRAGEIATMFFEKNWIHAPVRKGKRSGAYSAGTIASVHPYVFVNFTGTARDVQTLAHELGHGIHQYLSRQQGPLLMDTPLTIAETASVFGEMITFKKLYEGATTDTERLSLVMSKLDGMIATVFRQIALNRFEEAMHTTRHEQGELSLAQINEIWVRTQRDQFGDSIILSPGYEMWWSYISHFIHTPGYVYAYAFGELLVLALYEIFKKDPEDFTPKYMRLLANGGSKCPKDLLTPFGIDINDPTFWSTGLNFIERFISEAERLAEASIAEQA
- a CDS encoding PorT family protein, translated to MTCHVIAQDVAPINTLALHIRIGACVGAPIPVGNVPEGSSGSPVPGFIGGLTLDVPVSATWSVSMEPQFVRYEATFDTPLEDQPYIDKVAITTPDGSTTVLEVNTTFTGEATGAFITDYLQLPVLARFQPSSQWGLLAGGYVGWMIQTQSNATGVGTVGIRPEVVTKNLEFGERMQGFDMGLQVGGQYQIFEDLRVDLRGIYGLTSIFSQDFATVDRTVQNIFVHLSVGFRLM
- a CDS encoding DUF971 domain-containing protein; amino-acid sequence: MHSPLTLKRTNAVVLSSTWSDGFSSSILLSDLREACPCAHCSGEEIMGQTVFIGMKTFQPGMNELEALTPVGNYGVQASWKDGHDTGIYTWEMLRQLFELKKLRAETLAEIDKQVG
- a CDS encoding lytic murein transglycosylase codes for the protein MSVLTVNEPPHVYQGDDRAPSQEIGVTHLSRAARIARQHGVDSTFVASLLRTPQTAFNDRFVRINVTNYAQKTDYSHNYNDLGVRKVREFVDKHDSILTLVDSVYSVPPEVIASLLWVESKHGTVLGKYHVASVYLSVLLSCEPEFLEQNTASVMSSMGLDSTKLDSVQKVVERKAVKKVAWAADQLKALAEIDKRGTLNPYTLQGSWAGAFGMTQFLPSSYLSWAVDGDKNGAIDLNDLDDAIFSVANYLKTNGWGRSTAQQRAAVFHYNNSQAYVDAVLTLAQRSRPRPDAPPR
- a CDS encoding DUF1573 domain-containing protein; its protein translation is MSKLRHVLVMLVLVSGMGYAQPKLGMQNEVDWGTVTPYGPLTETQSVKYRVPVKNVGDSTLIISNVRVQCGCTTAPIEDDTLLPGEETSINITLNLPTGSGELSKYVTVFSNDPSGAHVLRLKVLVQRPIQLATSFLAFDRVDVGASSRALVGLTVYADTTVTIIASSPSEGVRIVTPMPLTLTKGQTAEIEFRYTPQKAGMFNVQAVLNTTLPGYEKIELSGYGSAFPAPEKP
- the asnS gene encoding asparagine--tRNA ligase translates to MSSRYKSYISVEHLDSHIGEEITLNGWVYDKTEKGKLIFLKLRDGSGIVQCVLFKPNVSEEIAAAAQSLTQESSVSITGTVRKEERSPTGVELDVTNVKVWQISRDYPITPKEHGVEFLMEHRHLWLRSARQHAIMRVRSIVVKAIRDFFDGNGFRLMDSPIFTPNACEGTSTLFETQYFDLGKAYLTQSGQLYAEASAMALGKVYTFGPTFRAEKSKTRRHLTEFWMVEPEMAYFDLNDDMDLAEDLVEYIVQSVLKACPRELATLGRDVSKLEAVRRPFYRMSYTEAVEWLNKNNVKLNRKQADGTEIQVDFPWGEDFGAPQEEAIMQQFDKPCIIHRYPTEVKAFYMKRDPADQKVALAMDMLAPEGAGEIIGGSQREDDHDLLLQRILHEELPQEEFQWYLDLRKFGSVPHSGFGLGVERTVKWITGADHIREVIPFPRMIYRIVP